The Cylindrospermum stagnale PCC 7417 genome segment AACCTGCTGAAAACCGTTAAGCAAGGCATTTCCGCCCAAGATATTTACGTAGAATTACGTAACCGCAGTCAGAGTATAGGTTTAGCAACAGTTTACCGCTCACTGGAAGTCCTAAAACTCGAAGGACTGGTGCAAGTGCGGACTTTGGCCAACGGTGAAGCCCTCTACAGCCTATCGCAGCAAGACAAACACCACCTAACTTGCCTGCAATGCGGTGTCTCAATCC includes the following:
- a CDS encoding Fur family transcriptional regulator, translated to MRAIRTRSQERILNLLKTVKQGISAQDIYVELRNRSQSIGLATVYRSLEVLKLEGLVQVRTLANGEALYSLSQQDKHHLTCLQCGVSIPINQCPVHDLEEQLQNTHKFKVFYHTLEFFGLCNQCQVNQAAELSQ